Proteins co-encoded in one Chryseobacterium foetidum genomic window:
- a CDS encoding L-type lectin-domain containing protein: MTRYYKVYKIKFFLLFLIISAGYRTAAQIVPCANRIEGNPIYSNTFGTGIGTSQDANVLLHQYQAITPPDGSYTVTSSPTQTASHCMTDLTGNKDAGYSDITAGSTDGRYLMINIGSAASVNSAIYRISNLSVIIGQEYRFRIDIAGLLNNPTGGDVPNLQLTIRDGNNNSLATANSSALGLKNDDIWRRLTLPFTASTSVVTLEIVNLQPNGNNGNDVGIDNIVFTPVECDSDGDGIPNSLDLDDDNDGIDDCAEKGFDPNATVSTIFKLGGTATQVNTKQVQLTPALNTQAGQMWSYGKVDFAKSFTISYEANFGSSDSGADGIATVFHNSPAGVDAVGGAGGGVGALGIANGIVLEVDTYDNGTAVGDIANDHGQIWVSSNQAGAGLLTTARDLGNVEDGVWRTVVITWDFPTKRLQYTVGGILAGSHVFPASNPITSYFGNVSNVYFGYTASTGGAVNQQSVRYTDFCSQLPIELDTDGDGIANHLDVDSDNDGCPDALEGNENVTYNMINPMTSTTFPGQIRVRFDGVTVGTPSQIISTATLANGIPQVVNNAANNTNSSIGLSNTQGVADVGFNSIGQTIGTSQNASLKDLECRCFRPAASPGVGGSPTNHGITSLGRAGDANGNWPMKIRGAYTVMDSKSNGFVVNRLNTQQIAGLTAVKGMMVYDTDSNCLKIYNGTVWACYTRQTCDQF; the protein is encoded by the coding sequence ATGACTAGATATTACAAAGTCTATAAAATTAAATTTTTCTTACTTTTTTTAATTATTTCCGCAGGCTATAGAACTGCAGCACAAATAGTACCTTGTGCAAACAGAATTGAAGGAAATCCGATCTACAGTAACACCTTCGGAACGGGAATAGGCACATCGCAGGATGCAAATGTTTTGTTACATCAATATCAGGCAATTACTCCGCCAGATGGCTCTTACACAGTCACGAGTTCTCCTACTCAGACAGCCTCACACTGTATGACAGATCTGACCGGCAATAAGGATGCAGGTTATAGTGATATAACAGCAGGTTCAACAGACGGCAGGTATCTAATGATTAATATAGGATCTGCTGCATCAGTAAATTCGGCTATTTACCGTATCAGCAATCTAAGTGTTATCATAGGTCAGGAATACAGATTTAGAATTGACATTGCAGGTTTGCTTAATAATCCTACCGGTGGTGATGTGCCTAACCTCCAGTTGACTATAAGAGATGGTAACAATAACAGTTTGGCAACTGCTAATTCTTCTGCCCTGGGTCTGAAGAATGATGACATCTGGAGAAGACTGACTCTTCCCTTCACTGCCAGCACATCTGTTGTTACACTTGAAATTGTCAATTTACAGCCTAACGGTAATAATGGAAATGACGTTGGTATTGATAATATCGTTTTTACACCGGTGGAGTGTGATTCTGATGGTGACGGCATACCGAATTCTCTGGATCTCGACGATGATAACGATGGTATCGACGACTGTGCAGAGAAGGGATTTGATCCAAATGCGACTGTGAGTACAATTTTTAAGCTTGGCGGTACCGCTACGCAGGTTAACACGAAGCAGGTACAGCTGACTCCCGCTTTAAATACTCAAGCAGGTCAAATGTGGTCTTACGGTAAAGTTGATTTTGCTAAAAGTTTTACAATTAGTTACGAAGCAAATTTTGGTAGCAGCGATAGTGGTGCAGATGGAATTGCGACAGTATTTCACAATTCTCCTGCTGGCGTGGACGCTGTCGGTGGTGCAGGTGGTGGTGTTGGCGCTCTGGGTATTGCCAACGGTATAGTCCTGGAAGTTGATACATATGACAACGGAACCGCTGTAGGAGATATAGCAAATGACCACGGACAAATATGGGTATCAAGTAACCAGGCTGGAGCAGGATTGCTTACTACGGCAAGGGATCTTGGGAACGTAGAAGACGGTGTTTGGAGAACTGTAGTTATTACGTGGGATTTTCCCACCAAAAGATTGCAGTACACGGTTGGAGGTATATTGGCAGGATCTCACGTGTTTCCTGCATCAAATCCTATTACAAGCTATTTTGGGAATGTAAGTAATGTATACTTTGGTTACACCGCTTCGACAGGGGGCGCCGTCAATCAGCAAAGTGTTCGATATACTGATTTTTGTTCTCAGCTTCCTATAGAACTTGATACGGATGGAGATGGAATTGCAAATCATCTTGATGTTGATTCAGACAATGACGGGTGTCCTGATGCTTTGGAAGGAAATGAGAATGTTACATACAATATGATTAATCCTATGACTTCAACAACGTTCCCTGGACAGATCAGGGTAAGATTTGATGGTGTAACCGTTGGAACTCCCTCTCAGATTATCAGCACAGCAACTTTGGCCAACGGTATTCCTCAGGTTGTAAATAACGCTGCGAATAATACAAATTCAAGTATAGGTCTTTCCAATACACAGGGAGTAGCTGATGTGGGCTTCAATTCCATAGGACAAACAATCGGAACTTCTCAAAATGCTTCATTGAAGGATCTTGAGTGCAGATGTTTCAGACCTGCTGCATCTCCGGGTGTTGGTGGTTCCCCAACAAATCATGGTATTACTTCTCTGGGTCGGGCAGGAGATGCCAACGGAAACTGGCCAATGAAAATCAGAGGTGCTTATACGGTAATGGATTCCAAAAGCAATGGTTTTGTTGTTAACAGACTAAATACGCAACAGATAGCGGGATTAACTGCTGTTAAAGGTATGATGGTGTACGATACTGATTCCAACTGTCTTAAAATATATAATGGTACTGTTTGGGCATGTTACACAAGACAAACCTGTGATCAATTTTAA